The proteins below are encoded in one region of Pseudoduganella armeniaca:
- a CDS encoding DUF3861 domain-containing protein, with the protein MKQHRYRVTLEHLTDAEGVRSTHEPLQFEVGNHDDIIAIVRRMRSRGDFDEQSATAFAVGLKLFSEVMLEQKDHPLFAGFRPQFQQFMKELKKGPAIPVAPAAPDAG; encoded by the coding sequence ATGAAACAACACCGCTACCGCGTCACCCTGGAACACCTGACGGATGCCGAAGGCGTCCGCTCCACCCACGAGCCGCTGCAGTTCGAGGTAGGCAACCACGACGACATCATCGCCATCGTGCGGCGCATGCGCAGCCGCGGCGACTTCGACGAGCAGTCGGCCACCGCGTTTGCCGTCGGCCTGAAGCTGTTCAGCGAAGTCATGCTGGAGCAGAAGGACCACCCGCTGTTTGCCGGCTTCCGGCCGCAGTTCCAACAATTCATGAAGGAGCTGAAAAAGGGGCCGGCCATTCCGGTCGCGCCAGCCGCGCCGGACGCCGGCTGA
- a CDS encoding glutathione S-transferase family protein, translated as MLQLFGHPFSSYTQKALVALYETAQPFEFRWIGPDAPDGNDHGTEWLQRWPLRKFPILVDGERTVAETSIIIEYLQLTHPRPMTLLPADPLAALDVRFLDRYFDLHVMAPMQQAVDGALTGDPAKARDALALAVPKLERAYEWLEAHLAGRTWAAGEDFTLADCAAAPALFYADWTHPIPARHATLRAYRARLLARPAFARAVHEARPFRAYFPLGAPDRD; from the coding sequence ATGCTGCAGTTGTTCGGTCACCCGTTTTCGTCGTACACGCAAAAGGCCCTGGTGGCGCTGTATGAAACCGCGCAACCGTTCGAATTCCGCTGGATCGGGCCGGACGCGCCGGACGGCAACGACCACGGCACCGAGTGGCTGCAACGCTGGCCGCTGCGCAAATTCCCGATTCTCGTCGACGGCGAACGCACGGTGGCCGAGACCAGCATCATCATCGAGTACCTGCAGCTGACCCACCCGCGCCCCATGACCTTGCTGCCGGCCGACCCGCTGGCGGCACTGGACGTGCGCTTCCTCGACCGCTACTTCGACCTGCACGTGATGGCGCCGATGCAGCAGGCAGTGGACGGCGCGCTGACGGGCGATCCGGCCAAGGCGCGCGACGCGCTGGCGCTGGCGGTGCCGAAGCTGGAGCGCGCCTACGAGTGGCTGGAAGCGCACCTGGCCGGTCGCACCTGGGCGGCCGGGGAGGACTTCACGCTGGCCGACTGCGCGGCCGCGCCGGCGCTGTTCTACGCCGACTGGACCCATCCGATCCCGGCGCGGCACGCGACCCTTCGCGCCTACCGCGCGCGCCTGCTGGCGCGGCCTGCCTTCGCCCGCGCGGTCCATGAAGCCCGCCCGTTCCGCGCCTACTTCCCGCTGGGCGCCCCCGACCGCGATTAG
- a CDS encoding acyl-CoA dehydrogenase: protein MSFTIAADDCRAADAAGWLTPAQQALIHQQDWLRMLAPRACGGAELALPEVVRLEEAIALQDGSMGWVVTLCAGAGWFAGFLAPALAHAILATPNVCVAGSGAPTGYADREGDGWRIAGRWDIASGAPMATHFTLNAVLREHGTVLTDDAGKPRIRAFVVPACHVTVEPTWGSIGLRASASHAYRIDGAWVPADHGFTIDPACATAPGPLYRFPFMPLAYVTLAANLLGMAWHFLALARPLLASRRHPAGVAMLEVPAVAARLAAAQASVDGVRARFHARLDEAWAAALGSASIDAAALQAVALELVETCRTAVDTLYPFCGLQAAHGDSAINRVWRDFHTATQHALLLPAD from the coding sequence ATGAGCTTTACGATCGCCGCGGACGACTGCCGCGCCGCCGATGCCGCTGGCTGGCTAACGCCGGCGCAGCAGGCCCTGATCCACCAACAGGACTGGCTGCGCATGCTGGCGCCGCGCGCCTGCGGCGGCGCCGAGCTGGCGCTGCCCGAGGTGGTGCGGCTGGAGGAAGCCATCGCGCTGCAGGACGGCAGCATGGGTTGGGTGGTCACCTTGTGCGCCGGCGCGGGCTGGTTCGCCGGCTTCCTCGCGCCAGCGCTGGCGCATGCGATCCTGGCCACGCCGAACGTCTGCGTCGCCGGCAGCGGCGCGCCGACCGGTTACGCCGACCGCGAGGGCGACGGCTGGCGTATCGCAGGCCGCTGGGACATCGCCAGCGGCGCGCCGATGGCCACCCATTTCACGTTGAATGCCGTGCTGCGCGAGCACGGCACGGTACTGACGGACGACGCCGGCAAGCCGCGCATCCGCGCCTTCGTGGTGCCGGCCTGCCACGTCACGGTCGAGCCCACCTGGGGCAGCATCGGCCTGCGCGCTTCGGCCTCGCACGCCTACCGCATCGATGGCGCCTGGGTGCCGGCCGACCACGGCTTTACGATCGATCCGGCCTGCGCCACGGCGCCGGGCCCGCTGTACCGCTTCCCCTTCATGCCGCTGGCGTACGTGACGCTGGCCGCCAACCTGCTGGGCATGGCATGGCACTTCCTGGCGCTGGCGCGACCGTTGTTGGCCTCGCGGCGGCACCCGGCCGGCGTGGCGATGCTGGAGGTGCCGGCGGTCGCGGCGCGGCTGGCCGCGGCGCAAGCGAGCGTCGATGGCGTGCGCGCACGTTTCCATGCCCGGCTGGACGAAGCGTGGGCGGCGGCGCTGGGCAGCGCGAGCATCGACGCGGCCGCGCTGCAGGCCGTGGCACTGGAACTGGTCGAGACATGCCGCACGGCCGTCGACACCTTGTATCCCTTCTGCGGCCTGCAGGCGGCCCATGGCGACAGCGCCATCAACCGGGTCTGGCGCGACTTCCACACGGCCACCCAGCACGCACTGCTGCTGCCGGCCGACTGA
- a CDS encoding alpha/beta fold hydrolase, with translation MRDATPAAGKYPVVIYAPGVGGPGHEPADLGEYLASHGYIVIASRNLGARTRMLVPDTEGVDTQMRDIQFLLSHARSLPQADMTQVAVAGWSWGGMTNVFAAERDNRIRALVSLDGTREPEQTRRIDPHRITVPWLYIQRRPSTVSELSKAGVETSFSLLNEVAYADVRQLVMYPMRHGDFSSAALRLAQPGYFQEYSRAEVEQAYHWTARYVLEFLNATLKNDPAARAFLDRAPVDNGVPRHMASSAHAPARPGPVPNREGFAAALAQRGFGKAAELYADLHQRNKAFVLTDYEINNWGYALLRQAGNVNDAIAMFTFGTTLYPDNANLFDSLGEAQEYAGDTAAAVASYRRSLALDPGNVNAATRLAKLAPAQASR, from the coding sequence GTGCGCGATGCCACGCCGGCGGCAGGCAAGTACCCGGTGGTCATCTACGCGCCAGGTGTCGGCGGCCCTGGCCACGAGCCGGCCGACCTGGGCGAATACCTCGCCAGCCACGGTTACATCGTCATCGCCAGCCGTAACCTGGGCGCGCGCACGCGCATGCTGGTGCCGGACACGGAAGGCGTCGACACGCAGATGCGCGACATCCAATTCCTGCTGTCCCATGCGCGCAGCCTGCCGCAGGCCGACATGACGCAGGTGGCCGTCGCCGGCTGGAGCTGGGGTGGCATGACCAACGTGTTCGCGGCCGAGCGCGACAACCGCATCCGCGCGCTGGTCAGCCTGGACGGCACCCGCGAGCCGGAACAGACCCGCCGCATCGATCCGCATCGGATCACCGTGCCATGGCTGTACATCCAGCGCCGGCCGTCGACGGTGTCGGAACTGAGCAAGGCCGGCGTCGAAACGTCGTTCAGCCTCCTCAACGAAGTGGCCTATGCCGACGTCCGCCAGCTGGTCATGTATCCGATGCGGCACGGCGATTTCTCGTCCGCCGCGCTGCGGCTGGCGCAGCCGGGCTACTTCCAGGAATACAGCCGCGCGGAAGTGGAGCAGGCCTACCACTGGACGGCGCGCTACGTGCTGGAGTTCCTCAACGCGACCCTGAAGAACGATCCGGCCGCCCGTGCGTTTCTCGACCGCGCGCCGGTCGATAACGGCGTGCCGCGCCACATGGCGTCGAGCGCGCATGCACCGGCGCGCCCGGGACCGGTCCCGAACCGCGAGGGCTTCGCGGCGGCGCTGGCGCAGCGTGGCTTCGGCAAGGCCGCCGAGTTGTATGCCGATCTGCACCAGCGCAACAAGGCCTTCGTGCTGACGGACTACGAGATCAACAACTGGGGCTACGCGCTGCTGCGCCAGGCCGGCAACGTCAACGACGCCATCGCCATGTTCACGTTCGGCACCACGCTGTATCCGGACAACGCCAACCTGTTCGACAGCCTGGGCGAAGCCCAGGAATATGCCGGCGACACCGCCGCGGCGGTCGCGAGCTACCGGCGTTCGCTGGCACTCGATCCGGGCAACGTCAACGCGGCCACGCGCCTGGCCAAGCTGGCGCCGGCGCAGGCGTCGCGCTAG
- a CDS encoding sodium:solute symporter, translated as MSPVFLFFVIFAYFALLLAVAWRTSRNADNDSFFIGNKRSHWAMVAFGMVGTTLSGVTFISVPGAVGREGFGYLQITLGYVLGYLLIAAVLLPLYYRLRLTSIYHYLDVRLGRRAYQSGAAFFILSRTLGATARLYLVVNILQATILDRLGVPFWATNLVILLMILLYTYEGGVRTIVWTDMLQTAGMLLGLVTCTWFVLHALQLDASSSVARLQEAGLARVFDWNVDSPGYFWKQVVAGAFITIAMTGMDQEMMQKNISVRTLAGAQKNMLLLTFILVLVLALFLFLGGLLHLYAAQAGVTATGDKLFPTIVMQHLPAAVQLIFFVGLVSALFPSADGAITALTSSFCIDLLGIQRRADLPEASRKRWRHRVHLGFCALFLLLVMVFKWIDSASMIGVILKLAGYTYGPLLGLFGFGLLTRRAVRERWVPAVVLAGPALCALLEWQQGALFGSYRLGLELLLINGLFVMAGLWLISTPDRRDAPGRTVR; from the coding sequence ATGTCACCCGTTTTCCTCTTCTTCGTCATCTTCGCCTACTTCGCGCTGCTGCTGGCGGTGGCTTGGCGCACGTCGCGCAATGCCGACAACGACAGCTTCTTCATCGGTAACAAGCGCTCGCACTGGGCCATGGTCGCTTTCGGCATGGTAGGCACCACGCTGTCCGGCGTCACCTTCATCAGCGTGCCGGGCGCGGTCGGCCGCGAAGGCTTTGGCTACCTGCAGATCACGCTGGGCTACGTGCTGGGCTACCTCTTGATCGCCGCCGTGCTGCTGCCGCTGTACTACCGCCTGCGCCTGACGTCGATCTACCACTACCTGGACGTGCGGCTGGGCCGCCGGGCCTACCAGAGCGGCGCCGCCTTCTTCATCCTGTCGCGCACGCTGGGGGCGACGGCGCGGCTGTACCTGGTCGTCAACATCCTGCAGGCGACGATCCTCGACCGGCTGGGCGTGCCGTTCTGGGCCACCAACCTGGTGATCCTGCTGATGATCCTGTTGTACACCTACGAGGGCGGCGTGCGCACGATCGTCTGGACCGACATGCTGCAGACGGCCGGCATGCTGCTCGGCCTCGTGACGTGCACCTGGTTCGTGCTGCACGCGCTGCAGCTGGATGCGTCGTCCAGTGTTGCGCGCCTGCAGGAAGCCGGCCTGGCGCGCGTGTTCGACTGGAACGTGGACAGTCCCGGCTACTTCTGGAAGCAGGTGGTGGCGGGCGCCTTCATCACCATCGCGATGACGGGCATGGACCAGGAGATGATGCAGAAGAATATCTCCGTGCGCACCCTGGCGGGGGCGCAGAAGAACATGCTGCTGCTGACGTTCATCCTGGTGCTCGTGCTGGCGCTGTTCCTGTTCCTGGGCGGCCTGTTGCACCTGTACGCGGCGCAGGCGGGCGTGACGGCGACGGGCGACAAGCTGTTTCCCACCATCGTCATGCAGCACCTGCCGGCCGCGGTCCAGCTGATCTTCTTCGTCGGCCTGGTCAGCGCGCTGTTCCCGAGCGCGGACGGCGCCATCACTGCGCTGACGTCGTCGTTCTGCATCGACCTGCTGGGGATCCAACGACGAGCCGACTTGCCGGAAGCGAGCCGCAAGCGCTGGCGCCACCGAGTCCACCTGGGTTTCTGCGCGCTGTTCCTGCTGCTGGTGATGGTATTCAAGTGGATCGACAGCGCCAGCATGATCGGCGTCATCCTGAAGCTGGCCGGCTACACCTACGGTCCGCTGCTGGGATTGTTCGGCTTCGGCCTGCTGACGCGGCGTGCGGTGCGCGAGCGCTGGGTGCCGGCGGTCGTGCTGGCGGGGCCGGCCCTGTGCGCGCTGCTGGAGTGGCAGCAGGGCGCGCTGTTCGGCAGCTACCGGCTGGGACTCGAACTGTTGCTCATCAACGGCCTGTTCGTCATGGCCGGGCTGTGGTTGATCTCCACGCCGGACCGCCGCGACGCCCCAGGCAGGACGGTACGATAG
- the sppA gene encoding signal peptide peptidase SppA — translation MSRSVASYLRGGVARTWRFIDASRRFLLNLIFLAIVIALLVAIFGGGAKPLGNKTMLVLNLNGQLVEQTPGGAKLAALANIGDDEGRRFVQLRDVLRVLDAAARDPQIAGAVLVMDEMEGGGQAMLREIAAGIDRFKASGKTVVAWGSSYNQRQYQVAAHASEVYLHPMGAVMLDGFGQYRNYYRDALDKLGITVNLIKVGTFKSAAEPFIGNGPSEAAREADAYLNNDLWARYTQEVETARKLPKGAIMRTIDTLPEGLQAVGGDLAKLAQQAKLVDGLKTRDQIREMVLQRGMPDAEGKSFRQVGFDDYLARLRQPMSGDAIGVVMAVGEIGDGIAAPGSIGGLSTSNLIRLAREDKNIKAIVLRVDSPGGSAFGSELIRRELELTRAAGKPVVVSMGNVAASGGYWISMAADEVIADPTTITGSIGVFALFPTVDKVLDKVGIHSAGQPTTWLGDAGNPTRPLDPRFGQVLQASVGHVYGDFTRRAAQARKMPVEKIDAVAQGRIWTGAQAKERGLVDTLGSFGDALKSAARRANLTGDTRVVYIEREGSKLDKLVEFFGGSAAQAVAKALTKEAGVALAPTGMPLGVATNAARELTWLNEMTAHKKPFMTLTHCLCTSPQ, via the coding sequence ATGTCCCGATCCGTAGCATCCTATCTGCGTGGCGGCGTGGCCCGCACCTGGCGTTTCATCGACGCCAGCCGCCGCTTCTTGCTGAACCTGATTTTCCTGGCCATCGTCATCGCGCTGCTGGTGGCGATCTTTGGCGGCGGCGCCAAGCCGCTGGGGAACAAGACCATGCTCGTGCTGAACCTGAACGGCCAGCTGGTCGAGCAGACGCCGGGCGGCGCCAAGCTGGCCGCGCTGGCCAATATCGGCGACGACGAGGGCCGCCGCTTCGTCCAGCTGCGCGACGTGCTGCGCGTGCTGGACGCGGCGGCGCGCGATCCGCAGATCGCCGGCGCCGTTCTCGTCATGGACGAGATGGAGGGCGGCGGCCAGGCCATGCTGCGCGAGATCGCGGCCGGCATCGACCGCTTCAAGGCCAGCGGCAAGACCGTGGTGGCCTGGGGCTCCAGCTACAACCAGCGCCAATACCAGGTGGCGGCGCACGCCAGCGAGGTGTACCTGCACCCGATGGGCGCCGTCATGCTGGACGGCTTCGGCCAGTACCGCAACTACTACCGCGACGCGCTCGACAAGCTGGGCATCACCGTCAACCTGATCAAGGTCGGTACCTTCAAGAGCGCCGCCGAGCCGTTCATCGGCAACGGCCCGTCCGAGGCCGCGCGCGAGGCCGACGCCTACCTGAACAACGATTTGTGGGCCCGCTACACGCAGGAAGTGGAGACGGCGCGCAAGCTGCCCAAGGGCGCGATCATGCGCACCATCGACACCTTGCCGGAAGGGCTGCAAGCCGTCGGCGGCGACCTGGCCAAGCTGGCGCAGCAGGCCAAGCTGGTCGACGGCCTGAAGACGCGCGACCAGATCCGCGAGATGGTGCTGCAGCGCGGCATGCCGGACGCGGAAGGCAAGTCGTTCCGCCAGGTCGGCTTCGACGACTACCTGGCGCGCCTGCGCCAGCCGATGAGCGGCGATGCCATCGGTGTCGTCATGGCGGTGGGCGAGATCGGCGACGGCATCGCGGCGCCGGGCTCGATCGGCGGCCTGTCCACCTCGAACCTGATCCGCCTGGCGCGCGAGGACAAGAACATCAAGGCGATCGTGCTGCGGGTCGACTCGCCCGGCGGCAGCGCGTTCGGCTCGGAGCTGATCCGGCGCGAGCTGGAACTGACGCGCGCGGCCGGCAAGCCGGTCGTCGTCTCGATGGGCAACGTGGCCGCTTCCGGCGGCTACTGGATCTCGATGGCGGCCGACGAAGTCATCGCCGACCCGACCACCATCACGGGGTCGATCGGCGTGTTCGCGCTGTTCCCGACCGTGGACAAGGTGTTGGACAAGGTCGGCATCCACAGCGCCGGCCAGCCGACCACGTGGCTGGGCGACGCCGGCAATCCGACCCGCCCGCTCGACCCGCGCTTCGGCCAGGTGCTGCAGGCCTCCGTCGGCCACGTCTACGGCGACTTCACGCGCCGTGCCGCGCAGGCGCGCAAGATGCCGGTCGAGAAGATCGACGCGGTGGCACAGGGCCGCATCTGGACCGGCGCGCAGGCGAAGGAGCGGGGACTGGTGGACACGCTGGGCAGCTTCGGCGACGCGCTGAAATCGGCGGCGCGGCGCGCCAACCTCACGGGCGACACGCGTGTCGTCTACATCGAGCGGGAAGGCTCGAAGCTGGACAAGCTGGTGGAGTTCTTCGGCGGCTCGGCCGCGCAGGCAGTGGCCAAGGCGCTGACGAAGGAAGCTGGCGTGGCGCTGGCGCCGACCGGCATGCCGCTGGGCGTGGCGACCAACGCCGCCCGCGAGCTGACCTGGCTGAACGAGATGACGGCGCACAAGAAGCCGTTCATGACTCTGACGCATTGCCTGTGCACGTCGCCGCAATAG
- a CDS encoding PhoX family protein has protein sequence MSKISRPLEPEDFGTNRSGNPYFGDIVQAKRRAILTGGLATVALSLFGCGGDGDGAPAATAPVTPTPPAEPALPANTLNFASVQRSPMIAGNELIVPPGYVWRALTKQGDPIGSKLGAPAFRSTGARRFDTTAAEAELQFGDNHDGMAFFPLPYGSKSSERGLLAINHEAARANVISGFRFVGVTSTTDPAKLDPAGETAMNPEVVRKQKAYHGVSVAEVYRDAAGQWQVQRDSAYARKVHADTPIAIGGPARGHAAMKTSADPAGVLARGTLGNCGSGATPWGTYLTCEEDSHKNYFATREMDPKDPRFDDPHWARYNIVSGYTRDYTWHFLDKRFDLAAEPNETNRFGWIVEIDPFDPDWQPVKRTALGRFAHENVAHLVNADRRVAFYMGDDQGFDYVYKFVTAKAMNPDDRKANRGLLDEGTLYVARYNADGSGEWLPLVHGQNGLTAENGFPDQASVLIWARLAADKLGATQMDRPEWIASDPGSGWVYATMSNNTGRGSASAPGGTTAAPRAAQPKGPTNPRDKNLHGHIIRMRDTGGDVAGTRFAWEMVVLAGTGTADTPNPDNRGTINGDAFSSPDSVMFDAWQRLWIGTDAADALKASDWSGKGTDWSGLGGDMLLAMDTRTGQVKRFLLAPDGAEVCGAQLTPDGRALFVNIQHPGTEQPRDLAIEAMTWPDRIAVADGGIVRSATVVITREDGGVIGI, from the coding sequence ATGAGCAAGATTTCCCGTCCGCTCGAACCCGAAGACTTCGGCACCAACCGTTCCGGCAATCCGTATTTTGGCGACATCGTCCAGGCCAAACGCCGCGCGATCCTGACTGGCGGGCTGGCGACGGTAGCGCTATCACTGTTCGGCTGCGGCGGTGACGGCGACGGCGCGCCGGCCGCCACGGCACCGGTCACGCCGACGCCGCCGGCCGAGCCTGCGCTGCCGGCCAATACGCTCAATTTCGCCAGCGTGCAGCGCAGCCCGATGATCGCCGGGAACGAGTTGATCGTCCCGCCCGGTTACGTTTGGCGCGCGCTGACGAAGCAGGGCGACCCGATCGGCAGCAAGCTGGGCGCACCCGCATTCCGCTCGACGGGCGCGCGCCGCTTCGACACCACGGCCGCGGAGGCGGAACTGCAGTTCGGCGACAACCACGACGGCATGGCGTTCTTCCCGCTGCCCTACGGCTCGAAAAGCAGCGAGCGGGGCCTGCTGGCGATCAACCACGAAGCGGCGCGCGCCAACGTGATCAGCGGTTTCCGCTTCGTCGGCGTGACGAGCACCACCGACCCGGCCAAGCTCGATCCGGCCGGCGAGACGGCCATGAATCCCGAGGTGGTGCGCAAGCAGAAGGCCTATCACGGCGTGTCGGTGGCGGAGGTGTACCGCGACGCTGCCGGCCAATGGCAGGTGCAGCGCGACTCCGCCTATGCGCGCAAGGTGCACGCGGACACGCCGATCGCCATCGGCGGCCCGGCGCGCGGCCATGCGGCGATGAAGACCAGCGCCGACCCGGCCGGGGTGCTGGCGCGTGGCACCCTGGGCAACTGCGGCAGCGGCGCCACGCCGTGGGGCACCTACCTGACCTGCGAGGAGGACAGCCACAAGAACTACTTCGCCACGCGCGAAATGGACCCGAAGGACCCGCGTTTCGATGATCCTCACTGGGCACGCTACAACATCGTCAGCGGCTACACGCGCGACTACACCTGGCACTTCCTGGACAAGCGCTTCGACCTGGCCGCGGAGCCGAACGAAACTAACCGCTTCGGCTGGATCGTCGAGATCGACCCGTTCGATCCGGACTGGCAGCCGGTCAAGCGCACCGCGCTGGGCCGCTTCGCCCACGAGAACGTGGCACATTTGGTGAATGCCGACCGCCGCGTGGCCTTCTACATGGGCGACGACCAGGGCTTCGACTACGTCTACAAGTTCGTCACCGCCAAGGCGATGAATCCGGACGACCGCAAGGCCAATCGCGGCCTGCTGGACGAAGGCACGCTGTACGTGGCCCGTTACAACGCGGACGGCAGCGGCGAGTGGCTGCCGCTGGTGCACGGCCAGAACGGCCTGACGGCGGAAAACGGCTTCCCCGACCAGGCTTCGGTGCTGATCTGGGCCCGCCTGGCGGCGGACAAGCTGGGCGCGACGCAGATGGACCGGCCCGAATGGATCGCGTCGGACCCGGGCAGCGGCTGGGTCTACGCGACGATGTCGAACAATACGGGGCGCGGCAGCGCCAGCGCGCCGGGCGGTACCACGGCCGCGCCACGCGCCGCCCAGCCGAAGGGACCGACCAACCCGCGCGACAAGAACCTGCACGGCCACATCATCCGCATGCGCGATACGGGCGGCGACGTGGCCGGTACCCGCTTCGCCTGGGAGATGGTGGTGCTGGCCGGGACCGGCACGGCCGATACGCCGAACCCGGACAACCGCGGCACGATCAACGGCGACGCCTTCAGTTCGCCCGACAGCGTGATGTTCGACGCCTGGCAGCGCCTGTGGATCGGCACCGACGCGGCCGACGCGCTGAAGGCGTCCGACTGGAGCGGCAAGGGCACCGACTGGTCGGGCCTGGGCGGCGACATGCTGCTGGCGATGGACACGCGCACGGGCCAGGTCAAGCGCTTCCTGCTGGCGCCGGACGGCGCGGAAGTGTGCGGCGCCCAGCTGACGCCGGACGGCCGCGCGCTGTTCGTCAACATCCAGCATCCCGGCACCGAGCAGCCGCGCGACCTCGCCATCGAGGCGATGACGTGGCCGGACAGGATCGCCGTGGCGGATGGCGGCATCGTGCGCTCGGCTACCGTCGTCATCACGCGCGAGGACGGTGGCGTCATCGGCATCTGA
- the dgt gene encoding dGTP triphosphohydrolase: protein MYDRETKAYAREQEQRILPLEYRAHAQTDGRAEGREECMRDYARVLYSASFRRLQGKMQLLGVDANNFNRNRLTHSLEVAQIARSIAADLGLERSVVAETCALAHDIGNPPFGHYGERILNELGAGCGGFEGNAQAFRILRTLEKKHHAYAGLNLTVRSLAGITKYFHTRAENPRKFLYDDDHAFLSGELARHGLAIRKSIDAQIMDLSDEIAYAAHDLEDALSFGIITWGEILHEFKISKDYAAAFEPFSRIAHGAHEEALKSEAQASSEEYSIVLRKEMTSQIVHELCRDIAVVEGEHGPELGYRSMGALATGLKSLLWRAILRKKDVQLYEKRGEKIIRGLFEVLTDTAYNKDNVLLPPELRCLKDSRERLVIDYIAGMMDSSAAQEYEKYFGKGSLDQIYWKAR from the coding sequence ATGTACGACCGAGAGACCAAAGCCTATGCCCGCGAGCAGGAGCAGCGCATCCTGCCCCTCGAGTACCGGGCCCACGCGCAGACCGATGGCCGCGCCGAGGGCCGCGAGGAATGCATGCGCGACTACGCGCGTGTGCTGTATTCGGCGTCGTTCCGCCGGCTGCAGGGCAAGATGCAGCTGCTGGGCGTGGACGCCAACAACTTCAACCGCAACCGCCTGACGCACAGCCTGGAAGTGGCGCAGATCGCCCGCTCGATCGCCGCCGACCTGGGGCTGGAACGCAGCGTAGTGGCCGAGACCTGCGCGCTGGCGCACGACATCGGCAACCCGCCGTTCGGCCACTACGGCGAGCGCATCCTGAACGAGCTGGGCGCCGGCTGCGGCGGCTTCGAGGGCAATGCGCAGGCCTTCCGCATCCTGCGCACGCTGGAAAAGAAGCATCACGCCTACGCCGGCCTGAACCTGACGGTGCGTTCGCTGGCCGGCATCACCAAGTACTTCCATACCCGTGCCGAAAACCCGCGCAAGTTCCTGTACGACGACGACCACGCCTTCCTGTCCGGCGAGTTGGCGCGCCACGGCCTGGCCATCCGCAAGAGCATCGACGCGCAGATCATGGACCTCTCGGACGAGATCGCGTACGCGGCGCACGACCTGGAAGATGCGCTGAGCTTCGGCATCATCACCTGGGGCGAGATCCTGCACGAGTTCAAGATCAGCAAGGATTACGCCGCCGCCTTCGAGCCGTTCTCGCGCATCGCCCACGGCGCCCACGAGGAAGCGCTGAAGTCCGAGGCGCAGGCCAGTTCCGAGGAATACTCGATCGTGCTGCGCAAGGAGATGACGTCGCAGATCGTGCACGAGCTGTGCCGCGACATCGCCGTGGTGGAAGGCGAGCACGGCCCGGAGCTGGGCTACCGCTCGATGGGCGCGCTGGCAACCGGCCTGAAAAGCCTGCTGTGGCGCGCCATCCTGCGCAAGAAGGACGTGCAGCTGTACGAAAAACGGGGCGAGAAGATCATCCGCGGCCTGTTCGAGGTGCTGACCGATACGGCCTACAACAAGGACAACGTGCTGCTGCCGCCCGAGCTGCGCTGCCTGAAGGACAGCCGCGAGCGCCTGGTGATCGACTATATCGCCGGCATGATGGATTCGTCCGCCGCCCAGGAATACGAAAAATACTTCGGCAAGGGCAGCCTGGACCAGATCTACTGGAAGGCCCGATGA